A portion of the uncultured Draconibacterium sp. genome contains these proteins:
- a CDS encoding M28 family peptidase encodes MKKQVLILLLNVVLTGTLCAQRTVDLNTLHSISSNELMEFATELSSAKYEGRLSGTPEYLEAARWCASKFEEWGVKPANNGSYFQYFPNEYSEVNSLGSVVYFNGKEKTYLDFPEDYLPGSNSASGTVQAPLVYVGHGITAPELGYDDYENVDVEGKIIILESGTPYTKNDETLAKWTPYAYHRYKFRNAVKHGAAGMIYASKLANPNTVNLEGFVYAHVDTKVVTQIMADAGKDYQQIRQQLKNMETPSFELPAEQQVFIRAETKYFPDAQACNVVGMIEGSDSDLKDEVIIIGGHLDGQGQMGDVMFPSALDNASGISDILGAAKALANSEVKPKRSVLFILIGGEECGLYGSEYYCKNPLFPIEKTKMMINLDMVGNGTGFFVSGGKTHSALFGHFENANNNYIHREMGTSAVAKNYGRPRSDASHFENVGIKTFGLWTRNSVYPVHYHMPADKTNVLTPEIMEDAAKLLYLGVLGVANDSKL; translated from the coding sequence ATGAAAAAACAGGTTTTAATACTTCTGCTGAATGTAGTGTTAACAGGCACTTTATGTGCGCAGAGAACGGTGGATTTGAATACGCTTCATTCCATTTCGAGTAACGAATTAATGGAGTTTGCAACCGAGCTGAGTTCTGCTAAATACGAAGGGCGTTTGTCGGGCACTCCTGAATATTTGGAGGCTGCCAGGTGGTGCGCTTCAAAATTCGAAGAGTGGGGTGTTAAACCTGCAAACAACGGCAGTTACTTTCAGTATTTTCCGAATGAATATTCAGAGGTAAACTCGCTGGGATCAGTGGTTTATTTCAATGGAAAAGAAAAAACATACCTCGATTTTCCGGAAGATTATTTGCCCGGTTCTAATTCGGCAAGTGGCACTGTACAGGCTCCGCTGGTTTATGTTGGCCACGGAATTACGGCTCCGGAACTGGGTTACGATGATTACGAAAATGTAGATGTTGAAGGTAAAATTATCATTTTGGAAAGCGGAACACCGTACACCAAAAACGATGAAACGCTGGCCAAATGGACACCATACGCTTATCACCGCTACAAATTCAGGAATGCAGTAAAACACGGTGCTGCCGGAATGATATACGCCAGTAAATTGGCCAATCCGAACACGGTAAATCTCGAAGGGTTTGTGTATGCACATGTAGATACAAAAGTTGTTACGCAAATTATGGCCGATGCCGGAAAAGATTACCAGCAAATTCGCCAACAACTAAAAAATATGGAAACACCGTCGTTTGAACTGCCGGCAGAACAGCAGGTGTTTATCCGCGCCGAAACAAAATATTTCCCCGATGCACAGGCGTGCAATGTGGTTGGAATGATAGAAGGCTCAGATTCTGATTTGAAAGACGAGGTAATAATTATTGGCGGCCATCTCGACGGGCAGGGCCAAATGGGCGATGTAATGTTCCCCAGCGCGCTCGACAATGCATCAGGAATCAGCGATATTTTAGGGGCTGCAAAAGCTTTGGCAAACTCCGAAGTTAAACCCAAACGTTCGGTACTTTTTATTTTGATTGGTGGAGAGGAGTGCGGTTTATACGGCTCGGAATATTACTGCAAAAATCCATTGTTTCCGATTGAGAAAACCAAAATGATGATTAATCTGGATATGGTGGGTAACGGAACCGGATTTTTTGTGTCGGGAGGAAAAACGCACTCAGCATTATTCGGCCATTTCGAGAATGCCAATAATAACTATATCCATCGCGAAATGGGGACTTCGGCAGTTGCGAAAAACTACGGGCGGCCTCGTTCCGATGCATCACATTTCGAGAATGTTGGAATAAAAACCTTTGGCTTGTGGACACGCAATTCGGTGTATCCGGTGCACTACCATATGCCTGCCGATAAAACAAATGTGCTGACGCCCGAAATTATGGAAGATGCAGCAAAATTGCTTTACCTTGGCGTTTTGGGGGTGGCCAACGACAGTAAACTTTAG
- a CDS encoding DUF4269 domain-containing protein — MDINFEKLDYLKDGNPKQQQAYRVLSQNKVLEQLNEFDPLLVGTIPINIDIDDSDLDIICCCTNKTHFRQQIIKAFGGFPGFELWENTTVEPPAVVANFRIDGFVLEVFGQNRPSKQQNAYRHMLVEHKILLERGKDFRESIIDLKRQGYKTEPAFALQLGLKGNAYEALLELE, encoded by the coding sequence ATGGATATCAATTTTGAAAAGCTGGATTACCTGAAAGACGGAAACCCAAAACAACAACAAGCTTACCGTGTTTTAAGCCAAAACAAAGTGTTGGAGCAGCTCAACGAATTTGATCCCTTACTTGTGGGAACAATCCCCATAAACATTGACATTGACGACAGCGACCTCGACATTATTTGCTGCTGCACCAATAAAACGCATTTCAGGCAACAAATAATAAAAGCATTCGGCGGTTTTCCCGGGTTTGAACTGTGGGAGAACACAACAGTAGAACCACCGGCCGTGGTGGCCAATTTCAGAATCGACGGTTTTGTGCTTGAAGTTTTTGGCCAAAACAGGCCAAGCAAGCAACAAAATGCTTACCGGCACATGCTGGTAGAACACAAAATACTTCTTGAGCGCGGAAAAGATTTCAGGGAAAGCATTATTGATTTAAAACGACAGGGCTACAAAACCGAGCCAGCATTTGCGTTGCAACTTGGATTAAAAGGCAATGCATACGAAGCCTTACTTGAGCTGGAATAA
- a CDS encoding GFA family protein has translation MEYQGSCLCKGVTFKVIGNFKSFYLCHCSYCQKDTGSAHAANLFSTSAKLEWTKKETEITTFQLAGSRHQKSFCATCGSALPNLQMGDKLLVVPAGSLDTGLEKRPDAHLFMSSKADWDEALEEIKKFEGFPE, from the coding sequence ATGGAATACCAGGGTTCTTGTTTGTGCAAAGGAGTTACATTTAAAGTAATTGGCAACTTTAAAAGCTTTTATCTGTGTCATTGCAGTTATTGCCAAAAAGATACAGGGTCGGCCCATGCAGCTAATTTATTTTCAACAAGTGCAAAACTGGAATGGACAAAAAAGGAAACTGAAATTACAACTTTTCAGCTTGCTGGCAGCAGACACCAAAAGTCATTTTGTGCTACCTGTGGCTCGGCACTGCCTAATTTACAAATGGGCGATAAACTGTTGGTTGTTCCGGCCGGAAGTTTAGATACCGGTTTGGAAAAACGCCCCGATGCACATCTGTTTATGTCGAGTAAAGCAGATTGGGACGAGGCACTGGAGGAAATAAAAAAGTTTGAAGGTTTTCCTGAATAG
- a CDS encoding aldo/keto reductase has translation MKYNLLGNTGLYVSELCLGTMTFGGRGMWTAIGTLPQDQVNSLVKQSVDGGINFIDTANIYSEGLSEQMTGQAIRDLGLKRDDLVIATKVRGQMGEGPNEVGLSKKHILQQADESLARLGMDYIDLYQIHGFDRLTPLEETLEALDMLVKSGKVRYIGCSNLAAWQLMKALGISAQLHLSKFVSLQAYYTIAGRDLERELVPLLLDQKVGLMVWSPLAGGLLSGKYSRDAETKEGRRVNFDFPPVNKEKAFDIVDVMRKIAETKNVSVAQIALSWLLHQPAVSSVIIGANKPEQLADNLDSVNVQLNNDELKQLDEVSKLDPEYPGWMIERQGSGR, from the coding sequence ATGAAATACAATTTATTAGGAAACACAGGATTATACGTATCAGAACTTTGTTTGGGCACCATGACATTTGGTGGTCGTGGAATGTGGACAGCCATTGGTACATTGCCGCAGGATCAGGTTAACAGCCTGGTAAAACAATCGGTTGACGGTGGCATTAACTTTATTGATACCGCCAATATTTACAGTGAAGGTTTGAGTGAGCAAATGACCGGGCAAGCCATTCGCGACCTCGGACTAAAACGCGACGACCTGGTAATTGCCACAAAAGTGCGTGGACAAATGGGCGAAGGCCCGAATGAAGTTGGCTTGAGCAAAAAACACATTTTGCAACAGGCCGACGAAAGCCTGGCACGGCTGGGTATGGATTATATCGACCTGTATCAGATTCACGGCTTCGATCGGCTTACACCTTTGGAAGAAACGCTTGAAGCGCTCGATATGCTGGTGAAAAGCGGAAAAGTTCGGTACATTGGGTGCAGTAATTTGGCTGCCTGGCAATTGATGAAAGCTTTGGGAATTTCGGCACAGCTACACTTAAGTAAATTTGTGTCGTTGCAAGCTTATTACACCATTGCAGGGCGCGATTTAGAGCGGGAACTTGTGCCCTTATTGCTCGACCAGAAAGTTGGTCTGATGGTGTGGAGTCCGCTGGCCGGAGGACTGCTAAGTGGCAAATACAGCCGCGATGCCGAAACAAAAGAAGGGCGAAGGGTGAATTTCGACTTTCCTCCGGTAAACAAAGAAAAAGCATTTGATATTGTTGATGTAATGCGCAAAATTGCTGAAACCAAAAACGTGAGCGTAGCACAAATTGCCTTGTCGTGGTTATTGCATCAACCCGCGGTTTCGTCGGTTATTATTGGTGCTAACAAACCAGAGCAGTTAGCCGATAATCTCGATTCAGTAAACGTGCAACTCAATAACGATGAGCTAAAACAGTTGGATGAGGTAAGTAAACTCGATCCGGAATACCCGGGCTGGATGATTGAACGCCAGGGAAGTGGCCGATAG
- a CDS encoding glycyl-radical enzyme activating protein, with product MNQSLIFDIKRYAINDGPGIRITLFMKGCPLSCKWCHNPESQSPGVQKLYTESKCIGAQECVNMCPEDALTLTPKGIVTDYQACTLCGICADVCPTKAIEMSGRTYEVEELMQIIERERVHIEQSNGGVTFSGGEPLMHPEFLMQMLDACGENKLHRTVDTCGFADTETLLEVAKKTELFLFDLKLMDEAKHKKWTGVSNKLILKNLQLLAENGANINIRVPFIRNVNADHNTLTEMAEFIAALPGKKPVVNLLPYHNIAANKYNKLGSKYNEFNMEEPTEEEQNRAIAIFGKYGIEAEIGG from the coding sequence ATGAATCAATCATTAATATTCGATATAAAACGTTACGCCATTAACGATGGTCCGGGTATTCGCATCACCCTGTTTATGAAGGGATGCCCGTTGAGCTGTAAGTGGTGTCACAACCCCGAAAGCCAGTCGCCGGGTGTACAAAAACTGTACACCGAGTCGAAATGTATCGGGGCGCAGGAGTGTGTAAATATGTGCCCGGAAGATGCGCTTACACTTACGCCAAAAGGAATTGTTACCGATTACCAGGCCTGTACCCTTTGTGGTATTTGTGCCGATGTATGCCCAACGAAAGCCATCGAAATGTCGGGACGAACCTACGAGGTGGAGGAGCTGATGCAGATCATTGAACGCGAGCGCGTACACATCGAGCAATCGAACGGTGGAGTTACGTTTTCGGGTGGTGAGCCTTTGATGCATCCGGAGTTTCTGATGCAGATGCTGGATGCCTGTGGCGAAAACAAACTGCACCGAACCGTGGATACCTGCGGATTTGCCGACACCGAAACTCTATTGGAAGTCGCTAAAAAGACCGAACTTTTCCTGTTCGACCTAAAGCTGATGGATGAGGCGAAACATAAAAAATGGACAGGCGTAAGCAATAAGCTTATTTTGAAAAATCTTCAGCTGCTGGCCGAAAATGGTGCGAACATCAATATTCGAGTGCCGTTTATCCGCAATGTAAATGCCGACCACAACACGCTTACCGAAATGGCGGAATTTATTGCTGCCTTGCCGGGTAAAAAGCCCGTGGTAAACTTATTGCCTTACCACAATATTGCAGCTAACAAGTACAACAAACTTGGGTCGAAATACAACGAATTCAATATGGAAGAGCCCACCGAAGAAGAACAGAACAGGGCGATTGCCATATTCGGGAAATACGGTATTGAGGCCGAGATTGGTGGATAG
- the hypD gene encoding trans-4-hydroxy-L-proline dehydratase, with product MSFADELTIKTPERPAGAEGNFYTPHPDAIGPGMNERVQRLRKLSVETQESLSIERALITTKFYKENYGKYSDPMMRALNFLEICKQKTIYIGDDELIVAERGPVPKSVPTFPELTCHSVEDFHVLNTRDQQQYTISQEDIDTYEQEVIPYWEGRTMRERIFSHVPNEWKRAYEAGVFTEFMEQRAPGHTALDGAIYKKGMLDYKKEINDHINRLDFMNDPEATEKLEELKAMDVSCDAAIVFAERHADLAEEMAKTESDPKRVAELKRIAEVCRWVPANAPRNVWEAIQMYWFVHLGTVTELNGWDAMNPGHFDQHLTPFYEKELAEGTLTRDGAKELISCFWIKVNNHPAPPKVGITARESGTFNDFTNINIGGVKPDGTNGVSEVSYMMLEVIEELHVLQPGNSVHIAKVTPDEFLQAAGKLIRQGHGYPSVFNPDMYIQEMVNQGKSLQDAREGGCSGCIEVGAFGKEAYLLTGYLNVPKVLEITLNNGIDPVTGKVAGIETGDPREFKSFDELYEAFLKQLNFVVDQKIRVSNYIDQMFAKYAPAPFLSVVIEDCISKGKDYYNGGPRYNTNYIQCTGLGTTTDSLSVLKKHVFEDKTFSMDTILGAVAKNFEGEEVLRQRILNRTPFFGNDDEYADTIAVQVYNDLLAAIEGKPNTKGEVFHLNMLSTTCHVYFGLVLGATPNGRFSGKSISDGTSPSHGCDTHGPTNVIRSLGKLDQSKSGGTLLNLRFVPSLLKRDKDVEKLGHLIRSYFSLGGHHIQFNIVDTATLLAAQACPEDYKDLLVRMAGYSDYFNDMNADLQQEVIDRTQNEVL from the coding sequence ATGTCTTTTGCAGATGAACTAACCATAAAGACACCCGAGCGCCCGGCTGGTGCTGAAGGGAATTTTTATACACCGCACCCTGATGCCATTGGTCCGGGTATGAACGAACGCGTTCAGCGTTTACGCAAACTTAGTGTTGAAACACAGGAGTCGCTGTCGATTGAACGCGCCCTGATCACCACAAAGTTTTACAAAGAAAACTACGGCAAGTATTCCGATCCGATGATGCGCGCCCTTAATTTTCTTGAAATTTGTAAGCAAAAAACCATCTATATAGGCGACGATGAATTGATTGTTGCCGAACGTGGTCCGGTGCCGAAATCGGTTCCAACCTTTCCGGAATTAACCTGTCACAGCGTTGAGGATTTTCATGTGTTGAACACACGCGATCAGCAACAGTACACCATTTCGCAGGAAGATATTGATACCTACGAACAGGAAGTAATTCCATACTGGGAAGGCCGTACCATGCGCGAGCGTATTTTTAGTCACGTGCCAAACGAATGGAAACGTGCTTATGAAGCCGGTGTATTTACCGAGTTTATGGAGCAACGTGCTCCCGGTCATACCGCGTTGGATGGAGCGATCTACAAAAAGGGGATGCTCGATTATAAAAAGGAGATCAACGATCATATCAATCGCCTCGATTTTATGAACGACCCGGAAGCCACTGAGAAGCTGGAGGAATTAAAAGCGATGGACGTGTCGTGTGACGCAGCTATTGTTTTTGCTGAGCGCCATGCTGACCTGGCAGAGGAAATGGCAAAAACCGAAAGCGATCCGAAACGTGTTGCCGAGTTGAAGCGAATTGCAGAAGTGTGTCGCTGGGTTCCGGCCAACGCACCACGAAACGTGTGGGAAGCCATTCAGATGTATTGGTTTGTGCACCTGGGAACCGTTACCGAATTAAACGGTTGGGATGCCATGAATCCGGGCCATTTCGATCAGCACCTTACTCCGTTCTACGAAAAAGAACTGGCAGAAGGAACGCTGACCCGCGATGGGGCCAAAGAATTGATCAGCTGTTTCTGGATAAAAGTAAATAACCACCCTGCGCCACCAAAAGTGGGCATTACAGCGCGCGAAAGTGGTACATTCAACGATTTTACCAACATTAATATTGGAGGTGTTAAACCCGACGGAACCAACGGCGTAAGCGAGGTTTCGTATATGATGCTGGAAGTAATTGAAGAACTTCACGTGTTGCAGCCGGGTAACTCGGTGCACATTGCCAAAGTTACTCCCGACGAGTTTTTACAGGCCGCCGGAAAACTGATCCGACAGGGACACGGTTATCCATCGGTGTTTAATCCTGATATGTACATCCAGGAAATGGTGAACCAGGGGAAATCGTTGCAGGATGCACGCGAAGGCGGCTGCAGTGGTTGTATCGAGGTGGGCGCTTTTGGTAAAGAAGCCTACCTGCTTACCGGTTACCTTAATGTTCCGAAAGTGCTGGAGATTACACTGAATAATGGTATCGACCCGGTTACCGGAAAAGTGGCCGGTATTGAAACCGGCGATCCACGCGAATTTAAAAGTTTCGATGAGCTGTATGAAGCATTTCTGAAGCAGCTGAATTTTGTGGTAGACCAGAAAATACGTGTAAGCAACTACATCGACCAGATGTTTGCCAAATATGCGCCGGCACCTTTCCTTTCAGTGGTAATTGAAGATTGTATCTCGAAAGGAAAAGACTATTACAACGGAGGTCCGCGCTACAACACCAACTACATTCAATGTACCGGTTTGGGTACAACAACTGATAGTTTATCGGTGCTGAAAAAGCATGTTTTCGAAGACAAGACCTTCTCGATGGACACCATTCTTGGTGCTGTGGCCAAAAACTTCGAAGGCGAAGAAGTGTTGCGCCAGCGTATTCTGAACCGTACGCCGTTCTTTGGTAACGACGATGAATATGCCGATACCATTGCCGTGCAGGTGTACAACGATTTACTAGCTGCCATTGAAGGAAAACCAAATACCAAAGGAGAAGTATTCCATTTAAATATGCTATCGACCACGTGCCATGTGTATTTTGGACTGGTGCTGGGAGCTACACCAAACGGACGTTTTTCAGGTAAATCAATTTCCGATGGTACATCACCGTCGCATGGTTGCGATACACACGGACCAACAAACGTTATCCGCTCGCTGGGTAAACTCGATCAGTCGAAATCGGGAGGTACTTTGTTGAATTTGCGTTTTGTGCCAAGTTTGCTGAAACGCGACAAAGACGTGGAGAAACTGGGTCACCTTATCCGCAGTTATTTCTCGTTGGGCGGTCACCACATTCAGTTTAATATTGTTGATACGGCTACGCTTTTGGCGGCACAGGCTTGTCCTGAAGATTACAAGGACCTGCTGGTTCGTATGGCCGGGTACAGCGATTACTTTAACGACATGAATGCCGATCTGCAACAGGAGGTAATTGACCGCACACAAAACGAGGTGCTTTAA
- a CDS encoding universal stress protein → MYQLNHILVCLDLTEMDDSLIRYAGFLANKIKPESITFLHVMRPFDIPKEILEAFPELDEPIPDIIREELKEKVDEQFSPDVNLKINTMVKEGYPTETIVKYTQQNNITLTLMGKKMGYKGSGGVVRKILGIIPSSVLLVSETVHEKIENVLVRMDFSRISEIALQMALRIKELTGANVACHHVHKLPLSYFPQTQSEDDKKLQKYVDKISNKEFQKFVKRYKHEQDEIPFSYSLDTENEEAQILYRQALTTGADMIVIGSIIKSELNDIIVDSTSEKLAESEKNIPVFIVNDRKQSMGFLKSLFN, encoded by the coding sequence ATGTATCAATTAAATCATATTCTGGTGTGCCTCGACCTAACCGAGATGGACGATTCGCTTATCCGTTACGCAGGTTTTTTAGCCAATAAAATTAAGCCCGAAAGTATCACATTCCTGCATGTTATGCGGCCTTTCGATATACCCAAAGAAATACTTGAAGCTTTTCCGGAGCTGGACGAGCCGATTCCTGATATTATTCGCGAGGAACTAAAGGAAAAAGTTGACGAACAATTCAGCCCCGATGTCAATCTTAAAATCAATACAATGGTTAAGGAAGGATACCCAACTGAAACTATTGTGAAATATACCCAACAAAATAACATTACGCTTACTTTAATGGGCAAGAAAATGGGCTACAAAGGAAGTGGTGGAGTCGTGAGGAAGATTCTTGGTATTATTCCGTCGTCGGTGTTATTGGTTAGCGAAACCGTTCACGAGAAAATCGAAAATGTTTTGGTTCGAATGGATTTTTCAAGAATCAGTGAAATAGCCTTACAAATGGCACTTCGGATAAAAGAACTAACCGGAGCCAATGTGGCCTGCCACCATGTACACAAACTGCCACTCAGTTATTTCCCGCAAACACAATCGGAAGACGATAAAAAACTTCAGAAATACGTTGATAAGATCAGCAATAAGGAGTTTCAGAAATTTGTTAAACGCTATAAACACGAGCAGGACGAAATTCCTTTTTCTTACTCGTTGGACACCGAAAATGAAGAAGCCCAGATTTTATACCGTCAGGCACTAACAACCGGTGCGGATATGATTGTGATCGGGTCGATTATAAAGTCTGAATTAAACGATATTATTGTGGATTCAACTTCAGAAAAACTGGCCGAATCGGAGAAAAATATTCCGGTTTTTATTGTAAACGACCGCAAGCAATCGATGGGATTTTTAAAATCATTATTTAACTAA
- a CDS encoding glycine betaine ABC transporter substrate-binding protein, protein MNQYLSHTKVIALSLLFAFFVSCSTTTKPEDDRSLKIVYTDWSESVALTYLSSVLLEEHMDYKVILKLTDVETAYREVANNEADVFTDAWLPETQKQYFDEYKDNIEMLGITYPEARTGLVVPSYSQLRTVDDLKNYNHPIVGIDAGAGVMQKTKDAIDVYSLSNSLLALSEEEMVEQLVDSIQRRKEIVVTGWEPHWIFARYEVRFLDDPDNIFGQKENIYSIANKELANKHPNAVRFFERMQLTEKQLNSLVYEVRVSEDPVNGVKKWMEQNEFIVNQWIKNLSKERLKVM, encoded by the coding sequence ATGAACCAATATTTATCACATACCAAAGTAATAGCACTATCGTTATTGTTTGCTTTTTTTGTTTCGTGCAGCACAACCACAAAACCCGAAGATGATCGGTCGTTAAAGATTGTTTATACCGATTGGTCGGAGAGTGTTGCTCTAACGTATTTATCGTCAGTACTTCTTGAGGAACATATGGATTACAAGGTGATTTTAAAGTTAACCGATGTTGAAACAGCGTACCGTGAAGTGGCGAACAACGAGGCAGATGTTTTTACCGATGCTTGGTTGCCCGAAACGCAAAAACAGTATTTTGATGAATACAAAGACAATATCGAAATGCTTGGAATTACCTATCCTGAGGCACGCACAGGTTTAGTTGTACCCAGTTACAGCCAACTAAGAACAGTTGATGATTTAAAAAACTATAATCACCCTATTGTGGGTATCGACGCCGGGGCTGGAGTAATGCAAAAAACAAAAGATGCTATTGATGTATATTCGCTGTCGAATTCGCTTTTGGCACTCTCTGAAGAAGAAATGGTAGAACAATTGGTCGACAGCATTCAACGGCGTAAAGAAATTGTTGTAACAGGATGGGAACCTCACTGGATTTTTGCACGTTACGAAGTTCGGTTTTTAGATGATCCGGATAATATTTTCGGACAAAAAGAGAACATTTACTCCATTGCAAACAAAGAACTTGCAAACAAACACCCGAATGCCGTTCGCTTTTTCGAACGCATGCAACTAACAGAAAAACAATTAAACAGCCTTGTTTATGAAGTAAGAGTTAGCGAAGATCCGGTGAATGGTGTTAAAAAGTGGATGGAGCAAAACGAATTCATCGTTAACCAGTGGATTAAAAACCTATCTAAGGAGCGCTTAAAAGTTATGTAA
- a CDS encoding aldo/keto reductase — MNTVIAAIKEFGQNFSSEYTIPKRKLGKTGEELSVIGFGGIMLNDNPQDFANELVAKAFDLGVTYFDVAPKYGNAEDRLGPALKPYRKNSFLACKTRQRDAAGAQKDLEKSLCKMQTDYFDLYQLHELATDEDIQTVFGKNGALETLVKAKKEGKIKHIGFSAHSVKAALFALNNFNFDSILFPINFACWNAGNFGPQVYAEAEKQGIGILALKAMALTTFREKEDLIFKNCWYKPIDDERIMKQALRYTLSKKVTAAIPPGEYTLFLKALEFMQDFDPIEEEETKELLALAKNTKPVFMHG; from the coding sequence ATGAATACCGTTATTGCAGCAATAAAAGAATTTGGACAGAATTTCTCAAGCGAATACACCATTCCGAAACGTAAATTAGGTAAAACCGGCGAAGAGTTATCTGTAATAGGATTTGGAGGAATAATGCTGAATGATAATCCACAGGACTTTGCAAACGAGCTGGTTGCGAAAGCTTTTGATTTGGGTGTAACTTATTTTGATGTGGCACCAAAATACGGAAACGCCGAAGATCGTTTGGGCCCAGCGCTAAAGCCTTATCGAAAAAATTCTTTTCTGGCATGTAAAACCCGACAACGAGATGCTGCCGGAGCACAAAAAGATTTGGAAAAATCGCTGTGCAAGATGCAAACAGATTATTTCGATTTGTACCAGCTGCACGAGTTGGCAACTGATGAAGATATACAAACCGTTTTTGGAAAGAACGGAGCATTGGAAACCCTCGTAAAAGCAAAAAAGGAGGGCAAAATTAAACATATCGGTTTTTCAGCACATTCGGTTAAAGCAGCTTTATTTGCGCTGAACAACTTTAACTTCGACTCCATACTTTTCCCCATAAATTTTGCCTGCTGGAATGCCGGTAATTTTGGCCCGCAGGTTTATGCCGAGGCAGAAAAACAAGGAATCGGAATTCTGGCTTTAAAAGCCATGGCACTTACTACATTTCGTGAAAAAGAAGATTTGATTTTTAAAAATTGCTGGTACAAACCAATCGACGATGAAAGGATTATGAAGCAAGCACTCCGCTATACCTTATCGAAGAAAGTAACTGCAGCAATACCTCCGGGAGAATACACCCTGTTTTTAAAAGCCCTGGAGTTTATGCAGGATTTTGACCCCATTGAAGAAGAAGAAACAAAAGAATTACTGGCTTTAGCCAAAAATACAAAACCGGTGTTTATGCATGGTTGA
- the pheS gene encoding phenylalanine--tRNA ligase subunit alpha, which produces MLDKIKALQEEIDNIVASSKEEVEELRIKYISKKGLIGQLFNDFKTVPAEQKKEVGQAINTLKTFALEKINTLKDGFENNGSETAGQDLTMPGEPMKLGTRHPLSLVKNEIIGIFARLGFTVAEGPEIEDDWHVFSALNFPPEHPARDMQDTFFIEKDPDVLLRTHTSSVQIRVMERTEPPIRAIFPGRVFRNEAISARSHCIFHQIEGLYVDENVSFADLKQTLLQFAKELFGEDTKIRLRPSYFPFTEPSAEMDVSCSICGGKGCNVCKYTGWLEILGCGMVDPNVLELCNIDSKKYTGFAFGMGIERITMLRYGIKDIRHFFENDVRFLKQFESAT; this is translated from the coding sequence ATGTTAGACAAGATCAAAGCGTTACAGGAAGAAATCGACAATATTGTGGCTTCAAGCAAGGAAGAGGTAGAGGAGCTACGCATAAAATACATTAGCAAAAAAGGACTGATTGGTCAATTATTCAACGACTTTAAAACCGTGCCTGCTGAACAAAAAAAGGAGGTTGGACAGGCTATTAACACACTTAAAACTTTCGCTTTAGAAAAAATTAACACGCTAAAAGATGGTTTTGAGAATAACGGAAGCGAAACTGCCGGACAGGATTTAACCATGCCTGGCGAGCCCATGAAACTGGGAACCCGTCATCCGTTGTCGCTGGTAAAAAACGAGATTATCGGAATTTTTGCCCGCCTTGGATTTACCGTTGCCGAAGGACCGGAGATTGAAGACGACTGGCATGTATTTTCGGCTTTGAACTTTCCACCGGAACACCCTGCCCGCGATATGCAGGATACTTTCTTTATTGAAAAAGATCCGGATGTACTACTGCGAACCCACACTTCTAGTGTACAAATTCGTGTTATGGAGCGTACCGAGCCGCCAATTCGTGCAATTTTCCCGGGACGTGTTTTCCGTAACGAAGCAATTTCCGCACGATCGCACTGCATCTTCCACCAAATTGAAGGTTTGTATGTAGACGAGAATGTTTCGTTTGCCGACCTAAAACAAACTTTATTGCAGTTTGCCAAAGAATTGTTTGGCGAAGACACAAAAATTCGTCTGCGCCCATCGTACTTCCCGTTTACCGAGCCAAGTGCCGAAATGGACGTAAGCTGCTCGATTTGTGGTGGAAAAGGATGTAATGTATGTAAATACACCGGCTGGCTCGAAATTTTGGGCTGCGGAATGGTTGATCCAAACGTATTGGAGCTATGTAATATCGACAGTAAAAAATACACTGGCTTTGCATTTGGAATGGGTATCGAGCGTATTACCATGTTGCGCTATGGCATTAAAGATATCCGTCATTTCTTCGAAAACGACGTGCGTTTTCTGAAACAATTTGAGTCGGCTACCTAG